The stretch of DNA GGCGTCGGGCTGCTGCGGATTGACGTTGTAGTAGAACCGGGGGGCGCTCTGGCCGACGAACGTCGCGTAGTTGGAGACCCCCTTGCTCGACCCCAGGGCGCCTTCGATGCGCCGCAGGACCGCGTCGGTTGCCTCGATGCGCGTTCCCTGGGGCATCCACACGTCGATTACGAACTGGTTGCGCTCGGCCGAGGGGAAGAACTGCTGGGGCACGAAAGTGAAGAGCGCCACCCCCAGGGCAAAGGCACTGCCGCCGAGGGTGAGGCCCAGCCACTTCCGGTTCATGAAGACGTGGATCAGGATCGCGTAGACCCCCTGGAGCCGGTCGAGCAGGCTCACCTTCTCCTTGCCTCCCGCCGGCGCGGCGTCGTGGTCGTGCAGCCCCTTCTTGATGAAGGTTCGGCAAAGGAGCGGGGTCAGCATGACCGCCACGACGAAGGAGACCGCGAGCGCAATCGCCACGGTGATGGGGAGGGCCGCGATGAACTCCCCGGCAGAGCCGGTGATGATGAGGAGCGGCAGGAACGAGCAGATGATCGTCACGGTCGCCGTGAGGACGGGCACGACGACCTCGGTGGCGCCCCTCCAGGCCGCCTCGATGCGCGGCACCTTCCGGTCCAGGAGCTCGACGTAGTTGTCGGCGATCACGATGGCGTCGTCCACCACGATGCCGAGCACCACGATGAGCCCGGCGATGGAGACCTGATGCAGGGCGATCCCCAGGGCGTTCATGACGCCGAGGGTGGCGCACAGGGTGACCGGGATGGCCAGGGCCGCGATGAGAGCCACCCGGAAGGGGAGCAGGAGGATCGTGACCAGGATGACGGAACCGATGGCCAGCAGGAACTCGTGGGTGAGGTCCGAGATCCGCTCCTTGACGACCCCGGGCTGGTTCGCAACCAGGTCCAGCTCAACGTCGGGGGGAAGGAGAACCCTCAGGCGCTCAAAGACCGCTTCGAGCTTTTCGCCGAGCTCGACGATGTTTCGTCCCTTCTGCATCTCCACGGAGAGGAGCAAGGACGGCTCGCCGTTGTAGCGCACCAGGAAGGTGGGATCCTCATAGCGGCGCTCGACGTCGGCGAAGTCCTTGATGTAGGTCGGGTGGCCATCCCGGGACACGTCCACGAGGACGTTTCGGATTTCGTCTTCGGTGTTGAAGACTCCGGTGGTCCTCATGGGGACCTTCGACCGGTCGGCCTCGAAGTGACCGGCGCTGTCGATCACGTTTCGCTGCACGAGGGCATTTGCCACCTGCCGCGGGTCGGCGAAATACTGCGCGATCCTCTCCAGGCTGCTGGTGATCCAGATCTCCTCGCTCTGCTTTCCGTAGGTGACGAGCTTCCCCACGTCGCGAACGGTGCGCATCTCGTCGCGGATCTTGTCTGCGAAATCCCGAAGCTCCCGGTATCCGTACCGCTTTCCGTGCACCGCGACGAGCATCGCGACCGTGTCCCCGAAATCGGAGTCCACCACCGGCCCCCTGACCCCGTCGGGGAGCTTGGTGGCGCGCACCAGGTTCATCTCGTGGCGCAGCTTCGCCCAGAACTGGTCCGAGTTCTTGATGTTGTCCTCGAGCTCTACGTTGATGATGGCGACGCCGGGGCGGCTCGTGGAATAGGTCTTTTCCTTGCGGACCTCGGGGAACTTGAAGATGTGCTCCTCCAGGGTCTTGGTGACCTGCTTCTCCACCTGCTCGGAGGTGGCTCCCGGGTACATGGCGGCCACGATACCGGTCCGGATGGTGATGGTCGGGTCTTCCGTTCGCTGCATCTTGAGGAAGGCGTGGAGGCCCACCGCCACGACCAGGGCCGTGAGGATGAGGGTGACGGGCGGATAGCGGAGCGGGAACTGGATCGGATTCATGGCTTAGTTCCTCTCCGCGAGCCGGCTGGAATGCCGGTCGGCCGGCTGTTCCGTGGCGGCCACGACCAGACCGTCCCGGAGCCTTGTCTGCCCGGCCAGGACGACGAGCTCGGTGCCGGAGAGTCCGCTCCGGATCTCCACGTCGCGATGGATCAGGACGCCGATCTCCACCCGTTTGGCGTAGACGCGGCTCTGGTCGGGGTAGTAGACGAAGACCTGGGTCGCCCCCTGGGGATCGCGCACCACCGCCTCCCCCGGGAGCGTCATCATGGACTTCGTCTCGGTTCCGAGGATGCGCGCTTCCGCGACCATCCCGATCCGCAGCACGTGCTGCGGGTTCGGCACGGTGATCCGGGCCATGTAGGTTCGGGTGTTGGGGTCGGCGGATACGTTGACGACGCGCACCGTGCCCTCGAAGGACCTCCCCGGGAGGGCGGGAACCGTCACCTCCACCTTCTGCCCGAGCCGGACGTGGTACACGTCGGTCTCCGGCACGCCGACGTTTACCTCCACGGGGTCGATCTGGACGATCTCGAACACGGGATGCCCCGCGGAGGCGGTGGCGCCGGGTTCGATCAGCCGCTTTGCGATGTGGCCGTTGGCGGGGGCAGAGAGTGTCGCGTCGGAGAGCGCCTTGCGGACGACCTCGAGCTGCGCGGCCGCCTGGTTGTATGCGGCCGTCGCCAGGTCCTTGTCCTCCTTCTGGCCGCCCGCCTTCGCCTGTTCATACTGCTGCCTGGCCGACTCGAATGCGGCCCGGAACTTCTCGTAGTCGTTCGGCGCCAGGCTCTTGGAGTCGTAGAGCATCTTCATCCGGCGGTGCTCGTCTTCGGCGCGCTCGAACGCGATGCGGGCCTGCTCCAGGCTCTCCGGGCGGACGGAGTGCAGCGCCTTCTCCATGGCCGCCTGGGCGCTCGCCATCTGGGCTGCGGCGGTCTTCACGGCGAGGTCGAAGTCGGTGGGGTCGATCCGGGCGAGAACCTGTCCCTTCTTCACGTATTCGCCCTCGCGAGGGCCCACGAGCTCGACTCGTCCGGAGACGAGAAACGACACGGCGATCGGTGCGTTGGGCGCGGAGACGGTCCCGCTCACCGCGATTCGTTCCCGTTCCTGGACGTGCTGCACCCTCCCCACGGTTACGGGTACGGCCTCGGGGGCGGGTTCGGTCTTGTGCGGCTCCCCGGTGCAGGACACCAGGGAAAGAGCCAGAAGCGACGCGGCCAGGCTCTTTGGGATGGAGGGGAGACGGCCTTTCATGATGGATGCTCCTCTTGTCTGCGTTGGGCTCTGGACGATGGATGCAGGAGGCGGTGGCCTTCACCGCCACTTGGGACTCTTCACGAGCGGATCGGCCCTCCGATGCAGAGGTGGCCGACCTCCCCGGGACGGCGTGCTCCGCCGTCCGGGCCCGGGCAGGTGGGCGGCGCGTCCGGCCCGGTCCCCTGGGCGGCGCAGGGCGCCCCGCTGCACCGGTCCAGCACGAGGCGGACGATTACGCGCCCTCTGGGGACCGTCGGAGAAGGGCCCAGGATCTCCCGGCCGAGCGTTTCCGCCGTTTCCAGGATGAGCCGGCGCTCGCTCTCCCCCAGAAAAGCGGGGGACGGCAGCGGCGGCGCGTGCTCGCCGAAGCAGCGCGCGAGCAGCCACTCCAGGAAGCTGTGGAGTTGCCTGGCCGTGGACAGTCGCACCTCGGGCGTCTCGCCTTCGCGGAGGAGGGCCGCACCCGAGGCGGCCTCCGCGGCATAACGCCGCACGACCGAGTGGAGGCTTTCGGCGAAGTGCTCCTCCGAGAGGGGCGGGTGCTGCGCGTGGGGGGATGCCTGCGCCGGGTTGACGGGTTTCTTCTCCGGCGCCTCTTGGTGCTTCACGGTTCACCTCTCTCTTGTCTCGGGGGAAACCCGTGAACCAGACTCGGCCCGAGGAAGCCGTCGAGCTCCAAAAATGTGCTCTGGGCGTCGGGGCCGACCACCCGCACACGAATGACCGATCCCTCGAAGTCGCCGAGTGCAAGGAGCTCCAGCGGGCTCTTCGCGTCCGCCGTTTCTCCGCCCTTGGACACCCAGACTCGGGACCGGTGCCTCCGGGCCACCCGGGCGAACCGGACGGCGGCCTCAACCAGGTGGAACCCCGGGGCCTCTAAGGCCGACTCGGGTACCGCCGCGGACAGGGAAGCTTGACCCGTCACGGAGCGGGGCATCCTTGTACCGACCAGGATGCGGGGTACCGCCGGAGTTGGTGGCGATTCTCTGTGCATGGCTTCCCTCGCGTTGCGGCTCGAGCCTCGCATGCCCTTTCAGGGGGATGTCTTGGTCTGGCTTGCTGCACCCGACGTGCCATACGGCGTGACCCTAGTGGATTCAGCTACTTAGGCTGGATGAGCCGGACGGACTGCCGCATGTGGGAGCGACGGGATGTCGTATTTGACACTTGGGCAGGTAGACTGTCGTGGACGACACGGGGAGGTGGGGAAGGGGCGAGAGGTGGCGACGATGGACAAGAACGAGTTCTTTCGGGAGGCGGCCCTGCGCCTGTGCGGGAGCCTCGAGATCGAGAAGGCCCTTGCGCAGTGCTTCCTCTACGTTCGAGGGGTGCTGCCGGCCGACGAGATCTTGGTGCTCGACTACGACGTGGCTCTGGGACTTGCCGAGGTGCTCGCCACCGCGGACTCGGCGGGCGGGCACGTACGCAGCGTCAAGTTTGCGCTGGACCCGGAGGTGCGCCGGGTCCTGGCCGAGTCACGGCGCAACCCCAAGTCCGCCCGACAGATTGGGGAGCATGCCTACCTGCCCCTCGATGCGTCCGAGCTGAAGGCGTACGTCTGGGGGGACGAGGGAGCAGGCCCCGTGTACTTGCTCCATCGCGCGCATGTGATGGTCGCGGAGGACGCGAGCGCGCTGGAGTCGGGCGGGCTCGGACGCACCCTGCGAGGCCTCGGGAGCGCTCTCGGGTGGCCCCCGTCGAGCGTGATGCTCGGCTTCCTCTTCCTCGACGAAAAGAGCATCGGCTTGATCCTCGTGCGAGCCGCCGGAAGGGGGCGCTACACGGCCGAGCACGCGGAGCTCTGGTCACTCTTGAACGAGCCCGCCTCCATCGCCCTCTCGAACTACCGCCGCTACCTCCAGATGCTCCGGCTCCAGGATCTCCTCTCCCAAGACAACCGGGACCTGCGGGAGCGGCTCAAGGAAGGTCCGCCGGGCGAGATCGTCGGAGCCGATTTGGGCCTACGCGAGGTGATGAGCCAGGTCGACCGCGTGGCACCTCTGGACAGCCCCGTGCTCCTCGTGGGGGAGACGGGCACGGGAAAGGAGCTCATCGTTCGAGCCATCTGGCGCCGCTCGCGGCGCGCCGGGGGGCCGTTCGTCGCGGTGAACTGCGGCGCAATCCCCGAGACGCTCTTCGACAGCGAGCTCTTCGGGCACGAGAGGGGTGCGTTCACGGGAGCCGTGACGCAGCGCAAGGGTTTCTTCGAGCGGGCCCACGGGGGGACGATCTTCCTGGACGAGGTGGGGGAGCTGCCCCTCGAGGCCCAGACCCGCCTCCTGCGGGTGCTCCAGGAGAAGCAGTTCGAGCGGGTGGGAGGCACGCAGACCCTCTCGGTCGATATCCGGGTCGTTGCCGCCACCCACCGGGACCTTGCCCAGATGGTCTCGGAGAGGCGCTTTCGGGAGGACCTCTACTTCCGGCTGAGCGTCTTTCCGCTCCTCGTCCCCCCGCTTCGGGAGCGGCCGGAAGACATTCCGGCGCTGGTCGACCACTTCCTTTGGGTGAAGGGCAGACAGATGGCGCTGCGCCACGTTCCGTCCCTGGCCGAGGGCGCTCTCGATCGCCTGCTCGGCTACCGGTGGCCTGGAAACGTGCGGGAGCTGGAGAACGCGGTCGAGCGGGCGCTCATCCTTTCTCGCGGAGAGCCCCTCGAGTTCCGTGAGCTCGGGGGAGCGCCCGCGAAGAAAGCCTTGGCGCCGCGGGTCGAGGAAAGCCGGGTGATCCCCCTACAAGAGTCGGAGGCGGCAGCCATTCGTCGTGCTTTGGCCGCATCCGGCGGGCGAGTGGGGGGCAAGGGCGGGGCCGCCGACCTCCTCGGGGTCAACCCCGGAACCCTGCGGCACCGGATGAGGAAGCTCGGCGTGGCGTTCGGGAGAAAGGCGCGTCCCTCGGGAGGCTGAGGTTCGGTCTTGCAGGCGACGCGGGCCGGTCTTCACCGAAACTCTCGGGCGCACCCCCGGGAGTCCGACCGCCGCACGCCGTCCGCCCTCTCGGGAGCGTCGCTCGAGACGCCGACGCTCAGCTTTTGAGCGGAAGGCCGCCTCCCGGGGAGTCGCTCGGTCTCGTAGACTCCGAATCCTCGGCAGTTCCTCACCTCCCGAGCTCGAGCGGCGTCGCCGAACCCATGCCGCCGCCCACCAAGGCGTCCGGGTCGAAACAGCCGGGCCCCGGCGGTGGCAGCCACCGCACCGACGGCCGGGCACACCGGGGCTTGACGCGCAAGCGGTCCCCCTCAAAGGCCTGGACCCGCTAGGCCCGGTTCACCCCCGGCGCCGGTGCGCCCCGCGAAAGAGGAGCTTCTCCGCCTCCACCAGGACGAAGACCGAGGAGGCCACGAGCACCACCCGCAGCCAGGCCGCGGCGTCCAGCGGGGCGGTGGCGAAGAGGGTCTGCATGGGGGGCGCGTAGGTGAAGAACAGTTGCAGGGCGATCACCACCGCGATGGCCGCCAGTGCCAGGCGGTTGCCCAAGAGCCCCTCGCGGGAGAGCACCGACCGGTGCAGGTACCGGCAGTTGAGGAGGTAGAAGGCCTCGAACATCACCAGCGTATTGACCGCCACGGTGCGGGCCCGCTCGATCTCGGCCCCGGCCCCCCGCTCGTAGAGGAAGAGGCCGAAGGTCCCGGCCAGGAGGATGAGGGACACGTAGAACACGCGCCAGCCGAGAAAGAAGGACAAGATGGGCTCCCGGGGCGCCCGGGGCGGGCGCTTCATGATGTCCGCCTCGGGCGGCTCGAAGGCGAGCGACAGGGCCAGGGTGACGGCGGTGATCATGTTGATCCAGAGGATCTGGACGGGGGTGATGGGCAGGGTGCGCCCCAGGGCGATGGCCGCGAGCAGCATCAGGGCCTCGCCCCCGTTCGTCGGCAGGACGAAGGTGATGGCCTTGCGGATGTTGTCGTAGACCGTGCGCCCCTCTTCCACCGCGTGGGCGATGGAGGCGAAGTTGTCGTCGGCCAGCACCATCTCGGCGGCCTCCTTGGAGACCTCGGTCCCCTTGATGCCCATGGCCACGCCCACGTCGGCCCGCTTGAGGGCCGGGGCGTCGTTGACCCCGTCGCCGGTCATGGCCACTACCTCGCCTTCGGCCTGCAGGGCTTCCACGAGGCGCAGCTTGTGCTCCGGGCTGGAGCGGGCGAAGACGTCGACCTCCCGCACCCAGCGGCGCAGCTGGGCATCGGAGGCGCCCTCCAGGTCCGGCCCGGCCACCACCCGCTTCCCATCGCCGATCCCCATGCGGGCGCCGATGGCGAGCGCGGTGCGGGCGTGGTCGCCGGTGATCATCTTGACCCGGATGCCGGCGCTGCGGCAGGCGGCCACGGCTTCCACGGCTTCCGGCCGCGGCGGGTCGGTGATGCCGGCCAGGCCGAGCAGGGTGCCTCCCTCCTCCACATCCGCGAAGGTGAGGTCGCGCCGGTTCCCCGGCGCGGGCATCCGCGCCAGGGCCAGGACCCGCTCCCCCCGGTCGGCCAGCTCCCCGGCCGCCTGCTCCCAGAACGCCCGGTCGAGCGCCGCGTCGCCCGCCGGGGTGCGCTGGAAGCTGCACATCTCGAGAACCCTCTCCGGAGCGCCCTTGATGTAGACGAACGCCCGGCCCTCGTGGTCGTGGTGCAGGGTGGCCATGAAGCGGTGCTCCGACTCGAAGGGGATGACGTCGGTGCGCGGCCGGGCGTCGTTCTCGGTCTTGGGGTCGAGGCCGAGCCTGCGCCCCAGGGTCAGGAGCGCGCCCTCGGTGGGGTCCCCCTGCACGTGCCACCGGCCGTCGCGCTCCACGAGGTCGGCGTCGTTGCAGAGCAAGGCCGCCCGCCCCAGCTCCGCCAGGAGCGGGTCCTCTTCCTCGTCCACCGCGCGGCCGTCCCGGGTGATCGCCCCGTGGGGATCGTAGCCGCTGCCCTCCACCTCGAAGCGAGCGCCGGCATGCACCACCGACTGGACCATCATCTCGTTGCGGGTGAGCGTGCCGGTCTTGTCCGAGCAGATCACCGTGACCGCACCCAAAGTCTCCACCGCCGGCAGGCGCCGGATGATGGCGTTTCGCCGCGCCATGCGCTGCACGCCGATGGCGAGCGTGATGGTGATGATGGCGGGCAGCCCCTCGGGGATGGCCGCCACCACCAGGCCCACGGCGGCCAGGAACATGTCCACCGCCGTGTAGTCCCGCCCGAAGGTCCCGAAGGCGAAGGTGCCTCCCGCCAGGGCGAGGATCGCCACGGTGAGCCACCGGGCAAAGACGGCCATCTTGCGCAGGAGCGGCGTGGTGAGCGTCTCCACGGTGGCGAGCATCTCGCTGATGCGGCCGATCTCCGTGGCCTGCCCGGTGGC from Thermodesulfobacteriota bacterium encodes:
- a CDS encoding efflux RND transporter periplasmic adaptor subunit, producing MKGRLPSIPKSLAASLLALSLVSCTGEPHKTEPAPEAVPVTVGRVQHVQERERIAVSGTVSAPNAPIAVSFLVSGRVELVGPREGEYVKKGQVLARIDPTDFDLAVKTAAAQMASAQAAMEKALHSVRPESLEQARIAFERAEDEHRRMKMLYDSKSLAPNDYEKFRAAFESARQQYEQAKAGGQKEDKDLATAAYNQAAAQLEVVRKALSDATLSAPANGHIAKRLIEPGATASAGHPVFEIVQIDPVEVNVGVPETDVYHVRLGQKVEVTVPALPGRSFEGTVRVVNVSADPNTRTYMARITVPNPQHVLRIGMVAEARILGTETKSMMTLPGEAVVRDPQGATQVFVYYPDQSRVYAKRVEIGVLIHRDVEIRSGLSGTELVVLAGQTRLRDGLVVAATEQPADRHSSRLAERN
- a CDS encoding HPr family phosphocarrier protein produces the protein MRGSSRNAREAMHRESPPTPAVPRILVGTRMPRSVTGQASLSAAVPESALEAPGFHLVEAAVRFARVARRHRSRVWVSKGGETADAKSPLELLALGDFEGSVIRVRVVGPDAQSTFLELDGFLGPSLVHGFPPRQERGEP
- a CDS encoding sigma 54-interacting transcriptional regulator, whose translation is MDKNEFFREAALRLCGSLEIEKALAQCFLYVRGVLPADEILVLDYDVALGLAEVLATADSAGGHVRSVKFALDPEVRRVLAESRRNPKSARQIGEHAYLPLDASELKAYVWGDEGAGPVYLLHRAHVMVAEDASALESGGLGRTLRGLGSALGWPPSSVMLGFLFLDEKSIGLILVRAAGRGRYTAEHAELWSLLNEPASIALSNYRRYLQMLRLQDLLSQDNRDLRERLKEGPPGEIVGADLGLREVMSQVDRVAPLDSPVLLVGETGTGKELIVRAIWRRSRRAGGPFVAVNCGAIPETLFDSELFGHERGAFTGAVTQRKGFFERAHGGTIFLDEVGELPLEAQTRLLRVLQEKQFERVGGTQTLSVDIRVVAATHRDLAQMVSERRFREDLYFRLSVFPLLVPPLRERPEDIPALVDHFLWVKGRQMALRHVPSLAEGALDRLLGYRWPGNVRELENAVERALILSRGEPLEFRELGGAPAKKALAPRVEESRVIPLQESEAAAIRRALAASGGRVGGKGGAADLLGVNPGTLRHRMRKLGVAFGRKARPSGG
- a CDS encoding cation-transporting P-type ATPase — encoded protein: MSPKSPADFGAPTGWHSLSGEEVRRHFEVPDGGLSAQEARERLGRHGPNRLPPPKRRGPLVRFLAHFHDVLIYVLLGAAVVTALLGHWLDFGVILGVVVINALIGFVQEGKAEKALDSIRAMLSLHAFVERDGKRIEVPAEELVPGDLVHLQAGDKVPADLRLVTVKDLRVDEAILTGESEPVGKTTEAADAGAVVGDRFGMAYSGTVVTYGRGTGVVVATGQATEIGRISEMLATVETLTTPLLRKMAVFARWLTVAILALAGGTFAFGTFGRDYTAVDMFLAAVGLVVAAIPEGLPAIITITLAIGVQRMARRNAIIRRLPAVETLGAVTVICSDKTGTLTRNEMMVQSVVHAGARFEVEGSGYDPHGAITRDGRAVDEEEDPLLAELGRAALLCNDADLVERDGRWHVQGDPTEGALLTLGRRLGLDPKTENDARPRTDVIPFESEHRFMATLHHDHEGRAFVYIKGAPERVLEMCSFQRTPAGDAALDRAFWEQAAGELADRGERVLALARMPAPGNRRDLTFADVEEGGTLLGLAGITDPPRPEAVEAVAACRSAGIRVKMITGDHARTALAIGARMGIGDGKRVVAGPDLEGASDAQLRRWVREVDVFARSSPEHKLRLVEALQAEGEVVAMTGDGVNDAPALKRADVGVAMGIKGTEVSKEAAEMVLADDNFASIAHAVEEGRTVYDNIRKAITFVLPTNGGEALMLLAAIALGRTLPITPVQILWINMITAVTLALSLAFEPPEADIMKRPPRAPREPILSFFLGWRVFYVSLILLAGTFGLFLYERGAGAEIERARTVAVNTLVMFEAFYLLNCRYLHRSVLSREGLLGNRLALAAIAVVIALQLFFTYAPPMQTLFATAPLDAAAWLRVVLVASSVFVLVEAEKLLFRGAHRRRG